In the genome of Hymenobacter cellulosivorans, one region contains:
- a CDS encoding leishmanolysin yields the protein MRRTKKTSLPFPLPVQQYARCIDASCRPTDHIGDWPETGTVYPVQYRPNARTGKLQVHVLGFYAERPYGAFNSQRFEPVAQLWLN from the coding sequence ATGCGCAGAACGAAGAAGACCAGCCTTCCTTTTCCTCTCCCCGTGCAGCAGTATGCCCGCTGCATTGATGCCAGTTGCCGGCCCACCGACCATATCGGGGACTGGCCAGAAACCGGCACCGTGTACCCAGTGCAGTACCGTCCGAATGCCCGTACGGGCAAGCTGCAAGTACACGTCCTGGGTTTTTACGCCGAGCGGCCGTACGGGGCTTTCAACAGTCAGCGGTTTGAGCCCGTAGCTCAGCTGTGGCTCAACTAA